A part of Thermodesulfovibrionales bacterium genomic DNA contains:
- the dapB gene encoding 4-hydroxy-tetrahydrodipicolinate reductase — protein sequence MISFAVSGALGRMGSRIITLGIQEEGFVLKGALEKRGHEFIGKDIGLLLGLKETGVFLTDEPQNAIKEAEVLIEFSTPSVTLEHLRLAVELKKAMVIGTTGFSKQELEELRSLAVKIPCVVAPNMSVGVNLLLKVLRDVAVVLGDEYDVEIIEAHHRLKKDAPSGTAMKMAQVIADALGRNIEEVAVYERKGMIGERSKKEIGIQTVRAGDIVGEHTVLFGGIGERIEITHRASSRDTFAKGALRAARWLVSKSPGLYDMQDVLGLR from the coding sequence ATGATTTCCTTTGCAGTTTCAGGAGCACTGGGCAGGATGGGCAGCAGGATAATAACACTCGGTATTCAGGAAGAAGGTTTTGTGTTAAAGGGAGCCCTTGAAAAGAGAGGTCATGAATTCATCGGAAAGGATATAGGTCTTCTTCTGGGACTTAAAGAAACAGGTGTCTTTCTCACTGATGAGCCACAGAATGCTATTAAGGAGGCAGAAGTACTTATTGAATTTTCCACACCCTCAGTAACACTGGAACACTTAAGGCTTGCTGTGGAGCTTAAAAAGGCAATGGTTATAGGTACAACCGGGTTTTCAAAACAAGAGTTGGAGGAATTAAGAAGTCTTGCAGTTAAGATACCCTGTGTGGTGGCTCCAAATATGAGTGTTGGAGTGAATCTTTTGCTAAAAGTTCTAAGGGATGTGGCAGTAGTTCTGGGCGATGAATATGATGTGGAAATTATTGAGGCACATCACAGATTAAAAAAAGACGCACCAAGCGGTACTGCTATGAAGATGGCTCAGGTGATAGCTGATGCACTTGGAAGAAATATTGAAGAGGTGGCTGTTTATGAAAGAAAAGGAATGATAGGTGAGAGGAGTAAAAAGGAGATCGGCATCCAGACTGTAAGGGCTGGAGATATAGTGGGTGAACATACAGTCCTTTTTGGTGGGATAGGGGAAAGGATAGAGATCACCCACAGGGCATCAAGCAGGGATACCTTTGCTAAGGGAGCTTTGAGGGCAGCACGGTGGTTGGTCTCTAAATCACCCGGACTTTATGATATGCAGGATGTACTGGGATTAAGATGA
- a CDS encoding DNA gyrase inhibitor YacG: MNIICPVCRIVTTWNENPWRPFCSERCKLIDLGRWASEEYRISVPVEPEQKISGEEEQQTEIEK, from the coding sequence ATGAATATTATATGCCCGGTATGCAGGATAGTTACTACCTGGAATGAAAATCCCTGGAGGCCCTTCTGTTCTGAAAGATGCAAACTTATTGATCTTGGCAGGTGGGCATCTGAGGAATACAGGATATCTGTTCCTGTGGAGCCCGAGCAGAAGATTAGCGGAGAAGAAGAACAACAGACAGAAATAGAAAAGTAA
- a CDS encoding pyridoxine 5'-phosphate synthase, with amino-acid sequence MLLGVNVDHVATLRQARLAKEPDPVMAATLAILGGADGITVHLREDRRHIQDRDLRLLREIVTVELNLEMAATQEMLRIAIETKPDLVTIVPEKRQELTTEGGLNVKDNRNALKEFIKKINEHGIPVSLFINPSTEDVDISKEIGSQMVEIHTGIYADASFRNKPEELRKILNAVQRARSVGLEVNAGHGLNYHNVKSVAQIPGLRGLYIGHSIVARAVLVGMKEAVREMKTLIESATK; translated from the coding sequence ATGCTACTTGGAGTGAATGTAGATCATGTAGCTACATTAAGGCAGGCAAGGCTTGCCAAGGAGCCTGATCCTGTTATGGCAGCTACCCTTGCAATACTTGGAGGAGCTGATGGGATAACAGTTCATCTCAGGGAAGACAGAAGACATATTCAGGACAGGGACCTCAGACTTCTAAGAGAAATTGTAACAGTTGAACTGAACCTTGAGATGGCGGCAACACAGGAGATGCTTAGGATAGCCATAGAGACAAAACCCGATCTTGTCACCATAGTACCTGAGAAAAGACAGGAACTCACCACAGAAGGGGGGCTCAATGTAAAGGACAATCGTAATGCTCTCAAAGAATTCATAAAAAAGATAAATGAACATGGTATCCCTGTTAGTCTTTTCATAAATCCATCAACAGAAGACGTTGATATCTCGAAAGAGATTGGTTCTCAGATGGTGGAGATTCATACGGGTATTTATGCTGATGCATCCTTCAGAAATAAACCTGAGGAATTAAGGAAAATACTAAATGCAGTCCAGAGGGCAAGGTCCGTTGGACTTGAAGTGAATGCAGGTCATGGCCTTAATTATCACAACGTAAAATCAGTGGCTCAAATCCCTGGTCTGAGAGGACTTTATATAGGCCACAGTATTGTGGCAAGGGCTGTTCTTGTGGGAATGAAAGAAGCCGTGAGAGAGATGAAGACTCTGATTGAATCAGCTACTAAATAA
- the acpS gene encoding holo-ACP synthase, giving the protein MIKGTGIDIVKIDRIKKAVEKWGEKFLSRIFTQNELIYCFQKNPPYESLAVRFAAKEAFLKAINKRLSFSSIEIKNEPSGKPYISVKDNLPENLRFHISLSHDTQYAVAVVIVEEIS; this is encoded by the coding sequence GTGATAAAAGGAACAGGTATTGATATAGTAAAAATTGATAGAATTAAAAAGGCTGTAGAAAAATGGGGGGAAAAATTTCTTTCAAGGATATTCACTCAAAATGAACTAATATACTGTTTTCAGAAGAATCCTCCCTATGAATCCCTTGCTGTAAGATTTGCTGCAAAGGAAGCCTTCTTGAAAGCAATAAATAAAAGACTCAGTTTCAGTTCAATTGAGATAAAAAATGAACCATCTGGAAAACCTTATATCTCTGTAAAAGATAATCTCCCTGAGAATTTAAGATTTCATATCAGCCTCAGCCATGACACTCAGTATGCAGTTGCCGTAGTAATTGTGGAGGAGATTTCTTGA
- a CDS encoding NAD(P)H-hydrate dehydratase, whose translation MKIVTSEEMHLIDKKTIQEYGISALNLMERAGRAVALRIKEFFKKGNVMVIAGPGNNGGDGLVAARYLKKSGFNVKVCLLFDKDKLSPEAKIQLERLKKAKIPFKVSRDLNKDDLRKVIIVDALFGTGLKREISGDLAQLVDKINSSGNPVVAVDIPSGISSDDGSVMGKAIRADLTVTFGLPKRGHILFPGAEYTGKLYVENIGFPEELLNAPFIKTELLTEDYIRALIPQRKRYSHKGTYGHVLIIAGSKGKTGACLMAARAALRSGAGLVTMGVPETLLSVFQSRVSDEMCLGLPDSGDGILRKEALKVISDFSEKKAQVIAIGPGMGVTEDTKEIMKGLLHSMNIPLVIDADGINCLEGLTFLLKNKKQCVITPHPGEFSRLTGISREEIEKRRIELSSEFSLKYGVTTVLKGVPTVISHEGYSYINTTGNPGMAKAGSGDVLTGIIAGLMAQGLSPLNASILGVYMHGLAGDIGSKEKGLWSLLASDIIEYIPGAFKELTCE comes from the coding sequence TTGAAGATTGTCACGTCTGAAGAGATGCACCTGATTGATAAAAAAACCATTCAAGAATATGGTATTTCTGCTCTTAATCTTATGGAAAGGGCTGGTAGAGCTGTAGCCCTTAGGATCAAAGAGTTTTTTAAAAAGGGTAATGTCATGGTTATAGCCGGTCCGGGAAATAATGGTGGAGATGGACTCGTTGCTGCCAGGTATCTTAAAAAATCTGGATTCAATGTAAAGGTCTGCCTTTTATTCGATAAAGATAAACTCAGCCCTGAAGCAAAGATACAACTTGAAAGACTAAAAAAAGCAAAAATACCCTTTAAAGTAAGCAGGGATTTAAATAAAGATGACCTCAGAAAGGTGATAATAGTGGATGCCCTTTTTGGAACAGGTCTTAAAAGAGAGATATCCGGTGACCTTGCTCAGCTTGTTGATAAGATTAATTCATCTGGAAATCCTGTGGTAGCAGTGGATATTCCCTCCGGAATATCCTCTGATGACGGCTCTGTAATGGGAAAGGCTATCAGGGCTGATCTTACAGTGACCTTTGGTCTTCCAAAAAGAGGGCATATTTTATTCCCTGGTGCAGAATACACAGGGAAACTTTATGTAGAAAACATAGGATTTCCCGAAGAACTTCTCAATGCACCTTTTATAAAGACAGAACTTCTTACTGAGGATTATATAAGGGCATTGATTCCTCAGAGAAAGAGATATTCTCACAAAGGGACCTACGGACACGTTCTTATAATTGCAGGCTCAAAGGGAAAGACAGGCGCCTGCCTAATGGCAGCACGTGCCGCTCTGAGATCAGGGGCAGGCCTTGTAACAATGGGTGTTCCTGAGACATTACTTTCAGTATTCCAGTCAAGGGTTAGTGATGAGATGTGCCTCGGTCTTCCTGACAGCGGTGATGGCATATTACGCAAAGAGGCATTAAAGGTCATTTCTGACTTTTCAGAAAAAAAGGCACAGGTCATTGCAATTGGTCCAGGTATGGGTGTAACAGAGGATACAAAGGAAATAATGAAGGGATTGCTGCATTCAATGAATATTCCGCTCGTTATTGATGCTGATGGAATAAATTGTCTGGAAGGTCTTACTTTTTTACTTAAAAACAAAAAGCAATGTGTCATAACACCCCATCCAGGAGAATTCTCGAGACTCACAGGTATATCCAGGGAAGAGATTGAGAAAAGAAGGATAGAGCTCTCTTCAGAATTCTCTCTAAAATATGGTGTTACAACTGTGCTTAAAGGAGTACCAACTGTAATTAGCCATGAGGGTTATTCTTATATAAACACTACAGGAAATCCGGGAATGGCAAAGGCAGGAAGTGGTGATGTTCTTACAGGGATAATTGCAGGTCTTATGGCCCAGGGTCTTTCACCGCTCAATGCCTCTATTCTTGGTGTCTACATGCATGGTCTTGCAGGCGATATAGGCTCAAAAGAAAAAGGCCTGTGGAGCCTTCTTGCCTCTGATATAATTGAATATATACCCGGTGCCTTTAAGGAGCTAACCTGTGAATGA
- the pgeF gene encoding peptidoglycan editing factor PgeF, whose protein sequence is MNDLIVPEIFPENIKAFFTTKESHDHIYQLSYPVYKPIQRHTSEVIILDGMERRVADGVITDRKGIVLGVETADCLPILLCDPSIPAVGAVHAGWRGTAQGIIKNAIKKFKEVFSSDPSRILMATGPSIGPCCYEVEQSVMEAVSSQTGSFYTERKGKYYIDLVMENIIQAVSEGLKRENIWHSGECTRCSNERFYSYRYHGKLAGRQGGFILIEI, encoded by the coding sequence GTGAATGACCTCATTGTGCCAGAGATCTTTCCAGAAAATATAAAGGCCTTTTTTACAACAAAGGAAAGCCACGACCATATATATCAACTCAGTTACCCAGTATACAAACCAATTCAGAGACATACTTCAGAGGTAATTATCCTTGATGGTATGGAAAGAAGGGTTGCTGATGGAGTGATTACTGATAGAAAAGGAATAGTCCTTGGAGTAGAGACAGCTGACTGCCTTCCCATTCTTCTCTGTGACCCTTCCATACCTGCTGTAGGTGCAGTACATGCAGGATGGAGGGGAACTGCTCAAGGCATAATTAAGAATGCTATAAAAAAATTTAAAGAAGTCTTCTCATCTGATCCATCAAGGATACTGATGGCAACAGGTCCATCAATAGGTCCTTGCTGCTATGAGGTGGAACAATCTGTAATGGAGGCAGTATCTTCACAGACAGGTTCTTTTTATACAGAAAGAAAGGGTAAGTACTATATTGACCTTGTCATGGAAAATATAATACAGGCAGTTTCAGAAGGTCTTAAAAGAGAAAATATCTGGCATTCAGGAGAGTGCACACGATGTTCCAATGAGAGATTCTATTCTTACAGATATCACGGAAAACTTGCTGGCAGGCAAGGAGGATTCATCCTTATTGAAATTTAA
- a CDS encoding DUF465 domain-containing protein translates to MKEQEIIELLRKENEEFRRLEQEHRNLDNTLKQLESKRYLTSEEELEIHNLKKLKLSKKDRMLELIEEYKKSHSLN, encoded by the coding sequence TTGAAAGAACAGGAAATAATTGAGCTTCTAAGAAAAGAAAACGAGGAATTCAGAAGACTCGAACAGGAACACAGAAATCTTGACAATACCCTAAAACAACTGGAATCAAAGAGATATCTAACAAGTGAGGAAGAACTTGAGATACATAATTTGAAAAAACTAAAACTTTCAAAAAAAGACAGAATGCTTGAGCTTATAGAAGAATACAAAAAGAGCCATTCTTTAAATTAA
- the ilvD gene encoding dihydroxy-acid dehydratase, with amino-acid sequence MPLRSSRIKKGLERVPHRALLYATGLPKSEINKPFIGVASSFTDIIPGHIGMRDLERFIEKGIHTGGGYPFFFGIPGICDGIAMGHRGMHYSLPSRELIADMVETIAEAHQFDGLVLLTNCDKITPGMLMAAARINIPSIVITAGPMHSGLLKGKRLSLVNDTFEAIGKFKKGLISERELEQLELCACPGPGSCQGMYTANTMACVTEALGMSLPTCATSLAITSHKRRIAFESGRRIVELVRKNIRPRKIMTRKAFENAIRVDLALGGSTNTVLHIPAIAREAGVELPLEVFDELSRTTPHIANMLPGGEHFLEDLDAAGGIPAVLKRLGKLIHNTMTLSGFTTHQIAERAEIYDENVIRPLEKAYHKEGGIAILRGNLAPDGAVVKQSAVSPKMMVFEGVAKVYDSEEEGMKAILNGEIKPGDVVVIRYEGPKGGPGMREMLSPTATIAGMGLSESVALITDGRFSGGTRGPCIGHISPEAMEGGPIAIIQNGDRIKIDIPKRKIDLLLSEEEIKKRLSKWKPPKPKITKGWLARYAKLVTSAGTGAVMKEE; translated from the coding sequence ATGCCTTTAAGAAGTTCACGGATAAAAAAAGGACTTGAAAGGGTTCCCCACAGGGCACTACTCTATGCCACGGGCCTTCCTAAATCAGAAATCAACAAACCCTTCATAGGGGTTGCATCAAGTTTTACAGACATCATTCCGGGACATATAGGTATGAGAGATCTTGAAAGATTTATTGAAAAGGGTATTCACACTGGAGGAGGCTATCCCTTCTTTTTTGGAATTCCAGGAATATGTGATGGAATAGCCATGGGACACAGAGGGATGCATTACAGCCTCCCATCAAGAGAATTGATAGCTGATATGGTTGAGACCATAGCAGAGGCCCATCAGTTTGATGGTCTTGTTCTTTTAACTAATTGTGACAAGATAACACCAGGTATGCTAATGGCAGCAGCAAGGATAAATATTCCATCAATTGTTATAACAGCAGGACCTATGCACTCAGGGCTTCTTAAAGGCAAAAGACTCTCCCTTGTTAACGATACCTTTGAGGCGATAGGGAAATTCAAAAAGGGCCTGATATCAGAAAGGGAGCTTGAACAGCTTGAACTCTGTGCATGCCCAGGACCGGGTTCCTGTCAGGGAATGTACACAGCAAATACAATGGCCTGTGTAACGGAGGCACTGGGAATGAGCCTTCCAACCTGTGCCACAAGTCTTGCAATCACCTCCCATAAAAGAAGGATTGCCTTTGAGAGCGGAAGAAGGATTGTGGAGCTTGTAAGGAAAAATATCAGACCGAGGAAGATAATGACAAGAAAGGCTTTTGAAAATGCTATAAGGGTCGACCTTGCACTTGGCGGTTCAACAAACACAGTTCTTCATATCCCTGCAATAGCCCGTGAAGCAGGAGTTGAGCTTCCCCTTGAAGTATTTGATGAGCTGAGCCGTACAACCCCTCATATTGCCAATATGCTTCCAGGAGGAGAACATTTCCTTGAAGACCTTGATGCTGCAGGAGGAATACCTGCTGTGCTTAAAAGACTAGGAAAACTGATTCATAATACAATGACACTCAGCGGCTTTACAACTCACCAGATTGCCGAGAGGGCAGAAATCTATGATGAGAATGTAATTAGGCCTCTTGAAAAGGCTTATCATAAAGAAGGTGGTATAGCTATTCTCAGGGGAAATCTGGCACCTGATGGAGCTGTTGTTAAGCAATCTGCTGTTAGCCCAAAGATGATGGTCTTTGAAGGAGTTGCAAAGGTCTACGATTCAGAAGAAGAAGGCATGAAAGCAATTCTTAATGGAGAGATCAAGCCAGGTGATGTTGTTGTGATAAGATATGAGGGTCCGAAAGGAGGTCCTGGCATGAGGGAGATGCTTTCACCAACAGCAACCATAGCAGGTATGGGACTGAGTGAATCCGTTGCACTTATTACAGATGGCAGGTTCTCAGGTGGAACAAGGGGTCCCTGTATAGGTCATATATCGCCAGAGGCAATGGAGGGAGGACCTATTGCAATAATCCAGAATGGAGACAGAATAAAGATCGATATTCCAAAAAGAAAGATTGACCTTCTTCTTTCTGAAGAAGAAATAAAGAAGAGACTTTCCAAATGGAAACCTCCAAAACCAAAGATAACAAAGGGATGGCTTGCAAGATATGCAAAGCTTGTAACATCTGCAGGCACAGGTGCTGTAATGAAGGAAGAGTAA
- a CDS encoding ATP-dependent helicase — protein MDIEIILEGLNESQRHAVTAPDCPVLVVAGPGTGKTLTIVRRIAYLIAKGLSFEEICALTFTNRAASELKQRIRAFYGGLNGLFAGTFHLLGLRLLREFSGEDFYIISREEQIELIKRISGAGKPSVILERISRVKNLVDKPDEKLKKIINDYYEILLEKKALDYDDLLIRAIELLSDPSFKSRYSRTMRYLLVDEYQDINPLQLKMLKMLSVDKIFAVGDPDQSIYSFRGANVENFINFEKEYPHAVKIVLDKNYRSQPFIVKASETFIENNKERIPRNIVSIKREGLPVKIVSLPDDRAEIDFIVKEIEKRMGGMSHYSLMKGMDVAERSDYVFSDFAVLFRTNNQVLAMESELKKAGIPCYAMGRTFIDSIKEIILYLEENKDKPLELLISELRKKYKIINSLMADYIPSSTDDLISWLKLTGPEEDRLQAEGVRLLTIHMSKGLEFRVVFISGLEEGLIPIEPENLEEERRLLYVAMTRAKEELYLLQARRRKLYGKTEIQKPSSFLSEIKEEFVETLYLPDRYEKERQLGLF, from the coding sequence ATGGATATAGAAATAATCCTTGAGGGTTTAAACGAATCCCAGAGACATGCTGTTACAGCACCTGATTGTCCTGTACTTGTTGTAGCAGGACCAGGTACAGGTAAGACCCTTACAATTGTAAGGCGGATTGCCTATCTTATAGCAAAGGGCTTAAGTTTTGAGGAAATATGTGCTCTTACTTTTACAAACAGGGCAGCCTCTGAGCTCAAACAACGGATAAGAGCTTTTTACGGAGGACTCAATGGATTGTTTGCTGGAACCTTTCACCTTTTAGGTTTAAGGCTCTTAAGAGAATTTAGTGGTGAAGATTTTTATATTATCAGTAGGGAAGAACAGATAGAGCTCATTAAAAGAATATCTGGTGCGGGAAAGCCATCAGTTATCCTTGAAAGGATATCAAGGGTAAAGAATCTCGTTGATAAACCTGACGAGAAGCTTAAAAAGATAATTAACGATTATTATGAAATTCTTCTTGAAAAAAAAGCCCTTGACTATGATGATCTTTTAATAAGGGCAATAGAGCTACTGAGCGATCCATCTTTTAAGAGTAGATATAGCAGAACTATGAGGTATCTACTGGTGGATGAGTATCAAGATATTAATCCTCTTCAGCTCAAAATGCTAAAGATGCTATCTGTGGATAAAATATTTGCTGTTGGTGATCCTGATCAGTCAATCTATAGCTTCAGGGGAGCAAATGTAGAGAATTTTATCAATTTTGAAAAGGAATATCCTCATGCTGTAAAAATTGTTCTTGATAAAAACTACAGATCCCAGCCTTTTATAGTTAAGGCTTCAGAAACATTTATTGAAAATAATAAAGAGAGGATACCTAGAAATATTGTGAGTATCAAAAGAGAGGGACTCCCTGTGAAGATAGTTTCCCTGCCTGATGACAGGGCTGAGATTGATTTTATTGTTAAGGAGATAGAAAAAAGGATGGGCGGCATGAGCCATTACAGCCTTATGAAAGGTATGGATGTTGCCGAAAGGAGTGATTATGTTTTCTCCGATTTTGCAGTACTATTTAGGACAAATAATCAGGTGTTAGCAATGGAGTCTGAATTAAAAAAGGCAGGTATACCCTGTTATGCCATGGGAAGGACTTTTATAGATTCTATAAAAGAAATAATTCTCTATCTTGAAGAAAATAAGGATAAGCCCTTAGAATTGCTTATATCAGAACTGAGAAAAAAATATAAAATAATAAATTCCCTGATGGCTGATTATATTCCATCTTCAACTGATGACCTTATAAGCTGGCTTAAACTTACGGGTCCTGAAGAAGACAGGCTTCAGGCTGAGGGTGTGAGGCTTCTTACAATTCATATGTCTAAGGGTCTTGAATTCAGGGTAGTCTTTATTTCAGGCCTTGAGGAAGGTCTGATTCCTATTGAGCCAGAAAATTTAGAAGAGGAGAGGAGACTCCTTTATGTAGCCATGACAAGGGCAAAGGAAGAATTATACCTTCTTCAGGCAAGAAGAAGAAAGCTATATGGTAAGACAGAGATTCAGAAACCTTCCTCCTTTTTATCAGAGATTAAAGAGGAATTTGTAGAAACACTCTATTTACCAGATAGATATGAAAAAGAAAGGCAGCTCGGACTCTTTTAA
- the truD gene encoding tRNA pseudouridine(13) synthase TruD codes for MKIKVKPDDFVVQEKAKLPLRKGGRFKVYILTKKGYNTLDLLLKLSKAFGISFQRFSYGGKKDRYGLTSQYITIDDTSLREREEESFSLKYVGDMDRPMGPDLIEANEFKIVVRDLKEEEAEKALGEIEWVKQYGYPNYFDDQRFGSFSREQGFIAEKILKKHYNGAVKIYLTAVHPEDRKEEKERKRFFYENWGKWDECLKKAKTSIEKRAFRILSKKEEKPFLKIIQTIPGYELSIFFAAFQSYIWNKMAERIVMIYGDEIIRYRGNYWDYLFYRKPQSFEYLRSLIIPTASHKAQMPDELTEVIYNNILKEMELKPSMFNLKKIRAAFFSSTPRPFVVIPDLKGYDIRDDEVYQNRKALYLHFELKRGSYGTMFIKRLMADGYRNNP; via the coding sequence ATGAAGATAAAGGTGAAACCGGATGACTTTGTTGTTCAGGAGAAGGCAAAGCTACCATTGAGAAAAGGTGGAAGATTCAAGGTTTATATACTTACAAAAAAAGGATACAATACTCTGGATCTTCTCTTGAAACTTTCAAAGGCCTTTGGTATTTCCTTTCAGAGGTTTTCCTATGGAGGTAAAAAGGATAGATATGGCCTTACCTCTCAGTATATAACCATTGATGATACCTCATTGAGAGAGAGAGAAGAAGAATCCTTTAGTCTGAAATACGTTGGTGACATGGACAGACCCATGGGACCTGACCTTATTGAGGCAAATGAATTTAAAATCGTTGTAAGAGACCTTAAAGAAGAAGAAGCTGAAAAGGCTCTCGGAGAGATAGAGTGGGTAAAACAGTATGGATATCCAAATTACTTTGATGACCAGAGATTCGGAAGTTTTTCCAGAGAACAGGGATTTATTGCAGAAAAAATATTAAAAAAACATTATAATGGTGCAGTGAAGATATATCTTACGGCAGTACATCCAGAGGACAGGAAGGAGGAAAAAGAGAGAAAGAGGTTTTTCTATGAGAACTGGGGAAAGTGGGATGAGTGTCTGAAAAAAGCAAAAACCTCTATTGAAAAAAGGGCATTCAGGATCCTAAGCAAAAAAGAAGAAAAACCTTTTCTCAAGATTATTCAGACTATCCCGGGATATGAACTCTCTATTTTCTTCGCAGCCTTTCAATCCTATATCTGGAATAAGATGGCAGAGAGGATAGTCATGATTTATGGTGATGAGATTATTAGATACAGGGGTAATTACTGGGATTATCTATTTTACAGAAAACCTCAGTCCTTTGAATATCTCAGAAGTTTGATTATCCCGACAGCCTCTCATAAAGCACAGATGCCCGATGAGCTGACAGAGGTGATTTATAATAATATCCTTAAAGAAATGGAACTCAAGCCTTCAATGTTTAATCTTAAAAAAATAAGAGCAGCCTTTTTCAGTTCAACACCGAGACCCTTTGTAGTAATACCTGATCTGAAGGGTTATGATATCAGAGATGATGAGGTTTATCAAAACAGAAAGGCCCTTTATCTTCATTTTGAGCTTAAGAGGGGAAGTTATGGAACAATGTTTATAAAGAGACTGATGGCAGATGGATATAGAAATAATCCTTGA
- the glgC gene encoding glucose-1-phosphate adenylyltransferase, whose translation MPHPRVLAFVLAGGKGERLFPLTAFRSKPSVPFGGRYRIVDFVLSNLINSHIYSVYLLVQYKSQSLIEHIRRNWVMSPLVKEHFITVVPPQMRMGPEWFQGTADAVFQNLNLIQQLNPELVIVFGADHIYRMDIRQMIDFHLEKDAFVTVAARPVPIETASQFGVIVSDQEKRITGFQEKPKKPSPMPDNPKMAYVSMGNYIFNKDVLIESLIKAQNKKQHDFGAHIIPDLVETKKVFAYDFGTNIIPGTRDYEEKGYWRDVGTIAAYFNAHMDMLGEKPLFELNNRLWPIHPSSSEFPPAKILKADIMNSIIAEGTVVGKAKIINSVIRSGVVIEDDVTIEECIIMDDVVIKKGAALKRLIVDKLNTIEEGERIGFEPEKDRFRCHIDHSGIAVIPRGGRLVKS comes from the coding sequence ATGCCCCATCCCAGGGTGCTTGCCTTTGTGCTTGCTGGTGGTAAAGGCGAGAGGCTTTTTCCGCTAACAGCCTTTCGTTCAAAACCATCTGTTCCCTTCGGTGGTCGTTACAGGATAGTGGATTTTGTATTGAGCAATCTTATTAATTCCCATATTTATTCAGTGTATCTCCTTGTGCAGTATAAATCCCAGTCTTTGATAGAACATATCAGAAGAAACTGGGTGATGTCTCCCCTTGTTAAGGAACATTTTATTACTGTGGTTCCGCCTCAGATGAGGATGGGTCCTGAGTGGTTTCAGGGAACTGCTGATGCAGTATTTCAGAATCTCAATCTTATTCAACAGCTCAATCCTGAACTTGTTATAGTCTTTGGTGCTGATCATATATACAGAATGGATATAAGACAGATGATAGATTTTCATCTTGAGAAGGATGCATTTGTAACTGTTGCCGCAAGACCTGTTCCCATTGAGACAGCTTCACAATTTGGTGTTATAGTTTCTGATCAGGAAAAGAGGATCACCGGCTTTCAGGAAAAGCCTAAAAAACCTTCACCTATGCCCGATAATCCGAAGATGGCCTATGTGTCAATGGGAAATTATATATTCAATAAAGATGTACTTATTGAATCATTAATCAAGGCTCAGAATAAAAAACAGCATGATTTCGGTGCCCATATTATACCTGACCTTGTTGAGACAAAAAAGGTATTTGCCTACGACTTTGGTACAAATATAATCCCTGGCACAAGAGATTACGAAGAAAAAGGTTACTGGCGCGATGTGGGGACAATAGCGGCTTATTTTAATGCACATATGGATATGCTTGGAGAAAAACCATTGTTTGAACTGAATAACAGACTCTGGCCCATACATCCATCAAGTTCAGAATTTCCACCGGCAAAAATATTGAAGGCTGATATAATGAACAGTATAATTGCTGAGGGAACAGTAGTTGGAAAGGCGAAGATAATAAATTCTGTAATAAGGAGCGGGGTTGTGATAGAAGACGATGTGACAATTGAGGAATGCATAATAATGGATGATGTGGTTATAAAAAAGGGTGCAGCTTTAAAGAGATTGATAGTTGATAAACTTAATACAATAGAGGAAGGCGAAAGGATAGGTTTTGAGCCTGAAAAAGACAGGTTCAGATGTCATATAGACCATTCAGGAATAGCTGTAATTCCCAGGGGCGGTAGACTTGTTAAGAGTTAA